The Chitinophaga pinensis DSM 2588 region AATATTTTTTTAAGGGAGATAAAGTGGTGATACGTAATGCTTACCGGTAGAAGAAATAGAGCAACACCCAGGTCATTACCCCGAATTTCCTGCGTAGTGCCTTTAGGGCGACGGTCATTTGCTTTTTGACAGTCTGCTCTGTTGTTCCCATGATCTGAGCGATCTCTTTGTGGCTCAGGTGGTGTTTGCGGCTCAGTTCAAATACCTCCCGCATCCGCGGAGGTAAAGCCGCTATTTCCTTTTCTATGAGCGCTGTAAAAAGGTTTTCCCGTACCCGGTGGTCTGTAATAACTGTTTGTTCTTCCGTGAACCGCCTGATGGAGGTAAGATATTTGTCCTGTACTTCTTTATGTGCAATGTTGTTCAGGATGTGATTACGGACGCTGGCGTACAGGTATCCCGCCAGATTACTGCCGACGTTGATCGTGTCTCTCTTCGCCCATAAGGAGGTAAAAACCTCCTGGATAGCATCTTTGGCTTCTTCTTCATCCCTGGTTTTCTGCCAGGCATGGTTATGTAGAATGAACTTAAAACGATGGTAGATTTCTTCAAATGCGGATCTGTCGCCAGACCTGAGAAGGTCCGCCAATGCTGCATCCGACATATTACCATAAGTGTTCATCGGTTATAAATCTACAAAAAAATAAGGTAAAGGTGCGTCAGTCTTACAAGGTAATGCGGAGAACTTCTTACTGGACAATGCCTCACAGGATAGCATACGTCGCGGACTGCCATTGCATCCGGCTACCTTACGTTATCTCGGTGAGTTGTCTGGCAATGCTCCGTTGGCGAAACGCTTATCTGCACTCAATAGTAATCTGACCCGTTCCATGAGTAATGCTATGCCGGATAAAGCAACACTGCTGGCTGCCGGTGCCGATACGAGTGCTGACATCCTGCAACAGCGAGCTTCCCCAGGTATCTGTTGATAGATAAGAACGGAACCATTACGCATGTCAATGCGCCGAGGCCAACTAACACAAAGGAGCTGGCGACGGCTATTAACAGGTTATTGAATTAAGAAGTGTAGATGATAAGCTATCCGGCGATGAAGGTGGTAATAAAGGTCAGTTGACCATTGATGACCCTGAACTTATACTGGTAACTATATTCGCCGCCATCTTCACCTTCTACTGTCGAGCGTCCTCTTATGGTGAGTGATAAATCGCCTGTGGCAGCATCGTATTTTGCTATCATAAGGTAGAAATGTTCACTATCGTCTTCTATATCAGGTGTTTGCGTTTGCCCTTTCTCATATAGTTCGCTTGTCTTCAATTTCAGGAAGGAGGTAACGAATTGCTTATGAAAGATCTGATCAAAATAAAGCACAAACAGCTTCTCTGTCAGCGGTGCTTCTTTTTGGGCTAGTGCAGTCAGTTTTTTACCAGTTTCTTCATCATTGTACCCGCTGCAGGCGCTCCAGAAACTAGCTCCCGGATTGGCCACAGGGAATTTAAAGAATTGTTTTGCTTTTTCTTTGTCCCGCTGGTATACAGCGCTTCTGAATTCTTTTAGCTGGTCTATCCATGTTGCAGTTTGTGCATGAGTGGTAATGGCA contains the following coding sequences:
- a CDS encoding RNA polymerase sigma factor; this translates as MNTYGNMSDAALADLLRSGDRSAFEEIYHRFKFILHNHAWQKTRDEEEAKDAIQEVFTSLWAKRDTINVGSNLAGYLYASVRNHILNNIAHKEVQDKYLTSIRRFTEEQTVITDHRVRENLFTALIEKEIAALPPRMREVFELSRKHHLSHKEIAQIMGTTEQTVKKQMTVALKALRRKFGVMTWVLLYFFYR